One genomic window of Tenacibaculum tangerinum includes the following:
- a CDS encoding cob(I)yrinic acid a,c-diamide adenosyltransferase: MKIYTKTGDNGTTALFGGTRVPKHHLRIESYGTVDELNSYIGLIRDQHIANSYKERLTNIQSDLFTLGAMLATPPEKETLKSGKERLNIPKINEKSIQFLEDEIDLMNNDLPPMTHFVLPGGHQTVSFCHVARCVCRRAERLVVALNEEETISDTVLKYLNRLSDYLFVLARKLTQDLQAEEIKWIPEKL, from the coding sequence ATGAAAATATATACTAAAACTGGTGATAACGGTACCACTGCGCTTTTTGGAGGTACCCGAGTACCTAAACACCATTTAAGAATAGAAAGCTATGGAACGGTAGATGAACTCAATTCTTATATTGGACTTATTCGAGATCAACATATTGCCAATTCTTACAAAGAAAGATTAACGAATATTCAAAGTGATTTATTTACGCTAGGCGCCATGTTAGCCACTCCACCAGAAAAAGAAACATTAAAAAGCGGAAAAGAACGCTTAAACATTCCTAAAATTAACGAGAAATCAATTCAGTTTTTAGAAGATGAAATCGACCTTATGAACAACGACTTACCTCCAATGACACATTTCGTGCTTCCTGGCGGTCATCAAACTGTGTCATTTTGTCACGTAGCGCGTTGTGTATGCCGTAGAGCAGAACGATTGGTAGTGGCTTTAAACGAAGAAGAAACGATTAGTGATACTGTTCTAAAGTATTTAAACAGACTTTCTGACTACCTTTTTGTGTTGGCACGAAAGTTGACCCAAGACTTGCAAGCTGAGGAAATCAAATGGATTCCGGAAAAGCTTTAA
- a CDS encoding DUF2795 domain-containing protein — protein MYWTLELASYLADAPWPATKDELIDYAIRTGAPLEVVENLQDIEDEGEAYDSIIEIWPDYPTEEDYLWNEDEY, from the coding sequence ATGTATTGGACACTTGAATTAGCATCGTATTTAGCAGATGCGCCCTGGCCAGCCACCAAAGACGAATTAATTGATTATGCTATTCGTACTGGAGCACCCTTAGAAGTGGTAGAAAACTTACAAGATATCGAAGATGAAGGTGAGGCATACGATTCTATTATAGAAATATGGCCAGATTATCCTACAGAAGAAGATTATCTTTGGAATGAAGATGAATACTAA
- the secA gene encoding preprotein translocase subunit SecA: MSVLNSIIKLFVGDKQQKDLKSLQPIVEKVRSFENSLSNLSNDELRAKTVEFKSKIKDAIQSFNDKIAELEEEAKNTDIDRQEEIYAEIDRLKDEAYEASEAVLLDIMPEAFAVVKETAKRFTNSTELEVTATPYDRELSAIREHITLEDDKAFWANSWDATGKEVIWDMIHYDVQLIGGSVLHQGKIAEMMTGEGKTLVSTLPVYLNALTGNGVHVVTVNDYLAKRDRAWMAPIFEFHGLSTDCIDFHQPNSEARRAAYNADITYGTNNEFGFDYLRDNMANSKKDLVQRAPNYAIIDEVDSVLIDDARTPLIISGPVPQGDRHEFNELKPLVADLVTLQNKYLVGVLAEAKRLIKEGDTKEGGFLLLRVYRGLPKNKALIKFLSQEGVKQILQKTENFYMQDNNKLMPEVDAELWFTIEEKNNQIDLTDKGIAHLSEITKNDTFFVLPDISVKVGQIDNSEATPEEKANQKEELYREFSVKSERIHTMNQLLKAYTVFEKDVEYVVMDNKVMIVDEQTGRIMDGRRYSDGLHQAIEAKENVKIEDATQTFATVTLQNYFRMYRKLAGMTGTAITEAGEFWEIYKLDVVEIPTNKPIQRDDKQDLVYKTTREKYNAVIEDIVKLVEAGRPVLVGTTSVEISELLGRMLQIRKIPHNILNAKLHKKEADVVAEAGKPGVVTIATNMAGRGTDIKLSNEVKAAGGLAIIGTERHDSRRVDRQLRGRAGRQGDVGSSQFYVALDDNLMRLFGSERIAKMMDRMGLKEGEVIQHSMISKSIERAQKKVEENNFGIRKRLLEYDDIMNAQREFVYKRRRHALDGKRLQIDIANMIYDTCDSIVRQNKEANDFQNFEFELIRFSSMTSPFSEEEFNKATEQELIDKLYTIVTENYKNDAERNASNAFPVIKNVYENEGDRYERIVVPFTDGTKTLQVVTNLKEAYESEGKSLVDDFEKNITLAIIDENWKDHLRKMDELKQTVQNATYEQKDPLLIYKFEAFELFQATIDKINKEVLSFLFKGQLPSQEASQVSEAREQKREQLDLRKDEVQNSTQRAISNARNQQTQEQQVVETIVREQPKIGRNEKVTIKNVMSGEEKEVKYKQAIPLLEKGTWVLYNK; encoded by the coding sequence ATGAGCGTTTTAAATTCGATTATAAAACTATTTGTTGGCGACAAACAACAAAAAGACCTAAAATCACTACAACCGATCGTCGAAAAGGTACGATCTTTTGAAAATTCACTAAGCAATTTGTCAAACGATGAATTACGGGCAAAAACAGTTGAATTTAAATCGAAAATTAAAGATGCCATACAATCGTTTAACGATAAGATAGCTGAACTTGAAGAAGAAGCTAAAAACACAGACATCGATCGTCAAGAAGAAATTTATGCTGAAATCGATCGATTAAAAGACGAGGCTTACGAAGCATCGGAAGCTGTGTTATTAGATATTATGCCTGAAGCTTTTGCCGTGGTAAAAGAAACAGCAAAACGTTTTACCAACAGTACCGAATTAGAGGTAACTGCCACTCCTTATGATAGAGAATTATCAGCTATTAGAGAACATATAACTTTAGAAGACGATAAAGCTTTTTGGGCTAATTCTTGGGATGCCACAGGTAAAGAAGTTATTTGGGATATGATTCACTACGACGTTCAGTTAATCGGTGGATCGGTATTGCACCAAGGTAAAATTGCCGAAATGATGACTGGTGAGGGTAAAACATTAGTTTCTACCCTACCTGTATACTTAAACGCTTTAACGGGTAACGGTGTACACGTAGTTACTGTAAACGACTACCTAGCAAAACGTGACCGCGCTTGGATGGCTCCTATTTTTGAATTCCACGGATTGAGTACAGACTGTATTGATTTTCATCAGCCAAATTCCGAAGCACGTAGAGCAGCTTATAATGCCGATATTACCTACGGAACCAACAATGAATTTGGTTTCGATTACTTGCGTGATAACATGGCAAACTCTAAAAAAGACTTGGTACAACGAGCACCCAACTACGCTATTATCGATGAGGTCGATTCTGTGTTGATTGATGATGCTCGTACTCCGTTAATTATTTCAGGACCCGTGCCACAAGGTGATCGACATGAATTTAACGAATTAAAACCTTTGGTAGCTGATTTGGTTACTCTTCAAAATAAGTATTTGGTAGGAGTCTTAGCAGAAGCCAAACGTTTAATTAAAGAAGGAGACACCAAAGAAGGTGGTTTCTTATTGTTACGAGTGTATAGAGGTCTTCCTAAGAACAAAGCCTTAATAAAATTCTTATCTCAAGAAGGTGTGAAGCAAATTCTTCAAAAGACTGAAAACTTCTACATGCAAGACAACAATAAGCTGATGCCTGAAGTAGATGCTGAGCTATGGTTTACTATTGAAGAAAAAAACAATCAAATCGACTTAACCGACAAAGGTATTGCTCACCTTTCTGAAATAACTAAAAACGATACGTTCTTTGTACTTCCAGATATCAGTGTAAAAGTAGGTCAAATAGACAATAGCGAGGCTACTCCTGAAGAAAAAGCAAATCAAAAAGAAGAATTGTATCGTGAATTTAGTGTGAAAAGTGAACGCATTCACACCATGAATCAACTTTTAAAAGCCTATACTGTTTTTGAAAAAGATGTAGAGTACGTGGTGATGGATAACAAAGTAATGATTGTTGATGAGCAAACAGGTCGTATTATGGACGGTCGTCGTTACTCTGACGGATTACACCAAGCCATCGAAGCAAAAGAAAATGTAAAGATTGAAGATGCTACCCAAACCTTTGCAACCGTTACCTTACAAAATTACTTTAGAATGTACCGCAAATTAGCGGGTATGACGGGTACGGCAATTACAGAAGCAGGCGAGTTCTGGGAAATCTATAAATTAGATGTGGTTGAAATTCCAACCAACAAACCAATTCAAAGAGACGATAAGCAAGATTTAGTATACAAAACTACGCGTGAAAAATACAACGCAGTAATTGAAGATATTGTAAAATTAGTAGAAGCAGGAAGACCTGTATTGGTAGGTACAACTTCGGTTGAAATCTCTGAATTATTAGGAAGAATGTTACAAATACGTAAAATTCCTCACAATATCTTAAACGCAAAACTACACAAAAAAGAAGCAGATGTTGTTGCTGAAGCAGGTAAACCAGGTGTAGTAACGATTGCAACCAACATGGCAGGTCGTGGTACCGATATTAAACTATCGAACGAAGTAAAAGCAGCAGGAGGTTTGGCAATTATTGGTACAGAGCGTCATGATTCTCGTCGTGTAGACCGCCAGTTGCGTGGTCGTGCTGGTCGTCAGGGAGATGTTGGTTCTTCTCAATTCTACGTAGCTTTAGACGATAACTTAATGCGCTTATTCGGTTCGGAAAGAATTGCAAAGATGATGGATAGAATGGGATTAAAAGAAGGCGAAGTAATTCAGCATTCGATGATTTCTAAATCTATTGAAAGAGCACAAAAGAAAGTAGAAGAAAACAACTTTGGTATTCGTAAACGTTTATTAGAGTACGATGATATTATGAACGCACAACGTGAGTTTGTGTACAAACGTCGTCGTCATGCACTCGACGGAAAACGTTTGCAAATTGATATTGCAAACATGATTTACGATACCTGCGATTCAATTGTACGACAAAATAAAGAAGCCAACGATTTTCAAAATTTTGAATTTGAATTGATTCGTTTTTCTTCTATGACCTCTCCTTTTTCCGAAGAAGAATTCAACAAAGCAACAGAGCAAGAATTAATCGATAAGCTATACACGATTGTAACCGAGAATTATAAAAACGATGCGGAAAGAAATGCAAGCAATGCTTTTCCTGTTATTAAAAATGTGTATGAAAATGAAGGCGATCGTTACGAACGTATCGTTGTTCCTTTTACCGATGGTACTAAAACACTACAAGTAGTTACCAACTTAAAAGAAGCCTACGAAAGCGAAGGAAAATCATTAGTAGACGATTTTGAAAAAAACATCACCTTAGCGATTATTGATGAAAACTGGAAAGATCACTTACGTAAAATGGACGAGTTGAAACAAACCGTTCAAAATGCTACCTACGAGCAAAAAGATCCGTTGTTAATTTATAAGTTTGAAGCTTTTGAATTGTTTCAAGCAACTATAGATAAAATTAACAAAGAAGTGTTGTCGTTCTTGTTTAAAGGACAGTTGCCAAGCCAAGAAGCTTCACAAGTATCAGAAGCTCGTGAACAAAAACGTGAGCAATTAGATTTACGTAAAGACGAAGTACAAAACTCAACGCAAAGGGCTATTAGCAACGCACGTAACCAACAAACACAAGAACAACAAGTGGTAGAAACAATCGTACGCGAACAACCAAAAATTGGTCGTAACGAAAAAGTGACTATCAAGAATGTAATGTCTGGCGAAGAGAAAGAAGTAAAATACAAACAAGCAATTCCTTTATTAGAAAAAGGAACTTGGGTATTATACAATAAATAA
- the dnaA gene encoding chromosomal replication initiator protein DnaA, with protein sequence MTKTADSVWMECLSFIKDNIKPQAYKTWFEPIKPIKLTGEALTVQVPSKFFYEWLEEHYIKLLRVALVRQLGKDAKLIYDVRMENTYSSNSPQTVKIPSSNRNPLKPQKVTVPLESKRELKNPFVIPGLQKVKIESQLNPNYNFVNFVEGDSNRLARSAGMAVANKPGGTSFNPLLIYGGVGLGKTHLAHAIGVEIKDKYPDKTVLYISSEKFTQQFIDSVKSNTRNDFIHFYQMIDVLIIDDVQFLSGKAGTQDVFFHIFNHLHQNGKQVILTSDKAPVDMQDIEQRLLSRFKWGLSAELQAPDYETRVSILQNKLYRDGVEMPEEIVEYIAKNIKSNVRELEGVIISMIAQASFNRKEFTIELAKQIVDKFVKNTKKELSIDYIQKVVSKYFDMDVATLQSKTRKRHIVQARQLAMYFAKRMTKSSLASIGSQIGKRDHATVLHACKTVDNLTETDKQFKKYVEDLTKKLTL encoded by the coding sequence ATGACTAAAACAGCCGATTCAGTTTGGATGGAATGTTTGTCTTTTATCAAAGACAATATCAAACCACAGGCATACAAGACTTGGTTCGAACCTATAAAGCCAATTAAATTGACAGGGGAAGCTTTGACAGTTCAGGTGCCAAGTAAATTTTTTTACGAGTGGTTAGAAGAGCATTATATAAAACTGTTAAGAGTCGCTTTAGTTCGTCAGTTAGGAAAAGATGCTAAATTAATTTACGATGTACGTATGGAGAATACGTACAGCAGCAATAGTCCACAAACTGTAAAAATACCTAGCTCTAACCGTAACCCTTTAAAACCCCAAAAGGTAACCGTTCCGTTAGAATCTAAACGAGAACTTAAAAACCCTTTTGTGATTCCTGGATTACAGAAAGTTAAAATAGAATCTCAGTTAAATCCAAATTATAATTTTGTAAATTTTGTAGAAGGAGACTCCAATCGATTAGCTCGTTCTGCAGGTATGGCTGTCGCAAATAAACCCGGTGGTACTTCATTCAATCCCTTGTTAATTTATGGTGGTGTAGGGCTTGGAAAGACGCATTTAGCACATGCTATAGGTGTTGAGATAAAAGATAAATATCCAGATAAGACGGTGTTGTATATTTCTTCTGAAAAATTCACACAACAGTTCATAGACTCGGTGAAATCGAATACAAGAAATGATTTTATTCATTTCTATCAAATGATTGATGTATTGATTATTGATGATGTACAGTTTTTATCAGGTAAAGCAGGTACACAAGATGTATTCTTTCATATTTTTAACCATTTGCATCAAAATGGGAAACAGGTTATTTTAACTTCAGATAAAGCACCTGTTGATATGCAAGATATTGAACAACGTTTGTTGTCTCGTTTTAAATGGGGCTTGTCGGCTGAATTACAAGCACCAGATTATGAGACTAGGGTTTCTATCTTACAAAATAAATTGTATAGAGACGGTGTTGAAATGCCAGAGGAAATTGTTGAATACATCGCTAAAAATATTAAGTCGAACGTTCGCGAGTTAGAAGGAGTAATCATTTCAATGATAGCGCAAGCTTCTTTTAACAGAAAAGAGTTTACCATCGAATTGGCAAAACAGATTGTAGATAAGTTTGTTAAAAACACCAAGAAAGAATTATCTATAGATTATATTCAAAAAGTAGTATCAAAGTATTTTGATATGGATGTGGCTACATTACAGTCGAAAACACGTAAACGACACATAGTACAGGCCCGTCAATTAGCTATGTATTTTGCGAAGCGCATGACTAAATCATCATTAGCAAGTATTGGAAGCCAAATTGGTAAAAGAGATCATGCTACGGTATTGCATGCTTGTAAAACAGTAGATAATTTGACTGAGACAGATAAGCAGTTTAAGAAATATGTAGAAGATTTAACAAAAAAGTTAACCTTATAA
- a CDS encoding low molecular weight protein-tyrosine-phosphatase — protein MKKILMVCLGNICRSPLAEGILQSKLPSKEFTVDSAGTAGYHVGQLPDARSIEVAKKHGIDITNQRSRKFTKADFKKFDMIFVMDQHNYTDVVAMCKNSAQHQKVKMILNELYPNENRSVPDPYYGGDDGFDRVYQMLDQSCEIIASKLMQK, from the coding sequence ATGAAAAAAATTTTAATGGTTTGTTTAGGCAATATTTGCCGTTCTCCGCTTGCCGAAGGTATTTTGCAATCAAAACTTCCGTCAAAAGAATTTACAGTCGATTCAGCAGGAACAGCAGGATATCATGTAGGACAATTACCTGATGCACGTTCTATCGAAGTTGCCAAGAAACATGGGATAGATATCACGAATCAACGTTCAAGAAAATTTACAAAAGCAGATTTCAAAAAGTTTGATATGATTTTTGTGATGGATCAGCATAATTATACTGATGTGGTAGCGATGTGTAAAAATAGCGCTCAGCATCAAAAAGTAAAAATGATTTTGAATGAACTATACCCTAATGAAAATCGAAGTGTTCCAGATCCATATTATGGAGGAGATGATGGTTTTGATAGAGTGTACCAAATGTTAGATCAGTCGTGTGAAATTATCGCTTCAAAATTAATGCAGAAATGA
- a CDS encoding acyl-CoA thioesterase gives MQKHYTSIRVRYAETDQMGVVYHGNYAQFFEIGRTEWLRSLGATYKYMEKTGIMLPVISLSCNFKKSALYDDELTITTILKKIPSVKIEFDYEITNQNNELICTGNSVLAFINSQTKKPTRCPDYILGKLAPLKDQTNK, from the coding sequence TTGCAAAAACATTACACATCCATACGTGTTAGGTATGCTGAAACAGATCAAATGGGAGTAGTGTATCACGGTAACTACGCACAGTTTTTTGAGATTGGTCGCACAGAATGGCTACGCTCTCTAGGGGCTACTTACAAATATATGGAAAAAACAGGAATCATGTTACCCGTTATTTCGTTATCGTGCAATTTTAAAAAATCTGCTTTGTACGACGATGAATTAACCATAACGACCATTTTAAAAAAAATACCTTCAGTAAAAATTGAATTTGACTATGAAATTACCAATCAAAACAACGAACTAATTTGCACAGGAAATTCTGTGCTAGCTTTTATAAACAGTCAAACCAAAAAACCAACACGATGTCCTGATTATATTTTAGGTAAATTAGCTCCCTTAAAAGATCAAACAAACAAGTAA